TTTTTGGTTTACTTGAAGAACAACGTTAATTCCTCCTTCTAGGTCTAAACCTTTCTTAACTTTTTTTCCTTTTACGTCATTGTAAGTATGACCTAAAAAAACATTTTGATTACCGATAGAGTCAAGATATTGAAATTCTTTTTGAGGATTTCCATCTGCAAATTTTTTAGCATCTGCTTCAACTTTATCAGCAATAAAGGTAAAAGAAAGCTGGTAAATACTTACCAAAGCAAATACAATTGCAATAAATTTAATGAGTCCTTTATTCTGCATTATTAGTAAAAATTAATTAAAGTTCTGTTTTATAAACTAATGTGGTATTTAGTTTAAAATCGAACAAATATATAACTTCACAAAACATTAACCAATAAAATTACTTATATTATAAAATGATTTTATACATTTTTATCGATTTTTGAATGTTGTTCTTGCTTCGTTACAAAAAAATGGTTTCAAAGCTTTTCTTACAAAAATATCGTCAAAACTTTATGTTTTGTCGTTTTAAGTAGTAAAACAAGCGGTATTTGAATTATATTATTTTAAAGCAAACGTTTAAATGATTTAAATAAAAAATTTGCATAAAAAAACCACTCTTTAATAGAGTGGTTTTTTTTATGTTGTTATGCATCAATTTTAGCATAAACCGCATTTTGTTCTATAAATTCACGACGCGGCGGAACCTCGTCACCCATTAACATAGAAAACACACGATCTGCCTCTGCAAAATTATCAATTGTTACTTGTCTTAACGTACGGTGCTCAGGGTTTAATGTTGTTTCCCAAAGTTGTTCCGCGTTCATTTCTCCAAGACCTTTGTAACGCTGAATAGTTGCTCCTGGCATTTTCTCAACCAATTCTAAGCGTTCTTCTTCGTTCCAGGCATATTCTTTTTTGTTTCCTTTTTTAACTAAATACAAAGGTGGCGTTGCAATGTAAACATATCCTTTTTCAATTAATTCACGCATGTAGCGGAAAAGGAAAGTTAAAATTAAGGTTGCAATGTGAGAACCGTCAACGTCGGCATCCGTCATAATTACAACTTTATGGTAACGCAATTTACTTAAATTTAATGCTTTAGAATCTTCTTCAGTACCAATAGTTACACCAAGAGCTGTAAAAATATTTCTAATTTCTTCGCTTTCAAAAACTTTATGGTGCATTGCTTTTTCAACATTCAAAATTTTACCACGTAATGGCATAATTGCTTGAAAGTTACGATCACGACCTTGTTTTGCAGTTCCACCCGCCGAATCCCCTTCGACAAAGAAAATTTCACATTTTTCAGGATTTTGTTCTGAACAATCTGATAGTTTACCTGGTAAACCACCTCCGGTCATAACCGTTTTACGCTGCACCATTTCACGCGCTTTTTTGGCTGCATGGCGTGCTTGAGCTGCTAAAATAACTTTTTGAACAATAATTTTAGCATCGTTAGGATGCTCTTCCAAATAAGCTTCTAACATATCTGCTACCGCTTGAGAAACAGGAGATACAACCTCACGGTTTCCTAATTTGGTTTTAGTTTGTCCTTCAAATTGTGGTTCGGCAACTTTAACCGAAACAATAGCAGTTAATCCTTCGCGGAAATCATCTCCAGAAATTTCGAATTTTAATTTATCTAATAATCCGGATGCATCTGCGTATTTTTTTAATGTACGTGTTAATCCCATACGGAAACCTTGTAAATGGGTTCCTCCTTCGTGGGTATTAATGTTATTTACGTACGAATAAATATTTTCTGAGTACGAATCGTTGTAAACCAATGCAACCTCAACCGGAACATCACCTTTGTCCGTTTCCATTGAAATTACGTGGTTGATGATTGGCGTACGGGTTTGATCTAAGTATTTAACAAATTCTACTAATCCTTCTTCAGAATGAAACGTTTCAGATTTTACCTCACCGTTTTCATTTACCACACGTTTATCGGTTAAAACAATTACAATTCCTTTATTTAAAAAGGCTAATTCACGCATACGTGATGCTAATGTATCGTAATTGTATTCTATGGTTTGTGTAAAAATAGAATCGTCTGGTAAAAAGGTTACTGTGGTACCTCGTTTTGTAGTTTCACCTACTTGACGAACCGGGTAATTTGCTTTTCCTTTTGCATATTCTTGTTCCCAGATTTTTCCGTCTTTAAAAACCGTTGCATGCAAATGAACAGAAAGTGCGTTTACTACAGAAACCCCAACACCGTGAAGCCCACCAGAAACTTTATACGAATCTTTATCAAACTTTCCTCCTGCTCCAATTTTTGTCATTACAACTTCTAAAGCAGAAACACCTTCTTTTTTATGAATATCAACAGGAATTCCACGTCCGTTATCTTCTACAGTTATCGAATTATTTTCGTTAATAATTACTTTAATTGTATCACAATGTCCTGCTAAAGCTTCGTCGATTGAGTTATCAACCACCTCGTAAACTAAATGGTGTAAACCTCGAACTCCAATATCACCAATATACATGGAAGGACGCATACGCACGTGTTCTAAACCTTCTAGGGCCTGAATACTGTCTGCTGAATAATTATTCTTAATTTCTTCGCTCATAATTTTAATAGTACAATTAGCAATTAATTGTATAAGATTACATTTATGGTTATTCTTTATAAATATAAAAAAATAAAATTTGTAAGAACCAAACTTAATAGTACTTGATTTTCACAAATTCATTTTTTATGTATTGTTTGCTATGCAATAAGCAAATATAAGAAATTTTAACCAAATATTTACTATTTTTTAGTTTCAAAAAAAGTGATTTAGACACTTAATTTTCTTGCTAAACAATTTGCAATAGCTTTATTTTTTTATTGTTAAAAACAACTTCTGTACCTTCTTGCTGGCCTTTTAAAAAAACATAAATTGGTGCGTTTACAGAAAGCGGAAAAATAGTTTTATTTTGATATTTAAAAGATGGAAAAGCATCAGATACAAAAAACACACCGTTTGCTGTAGTAATTAAACTTCCTAAACTAACAACTTTATGCGCTACATTTAGCACTATTTTTTGCAATTCTTGTTGCTGAACAAGCGCTTGTTTTAAATGTGCTGAAAGTTTTTCTTGTTCTAAATGCATCATAGCTAAACCCGTTTCATGCTTATCGCCAGCTGAACCTTTTGCATCGTTTTGTGCATCTGTTGCTAAATCTTGAATTTGCGTTTGTAAAGTTTTAATTTTAGTATTTAAAAAAGTTACCAAATGAGCAACTATTTCTTGTTTATCTGTTATTGTCATAATAATAAGTTATAAAAAAAAGGTGCTTATGTAAGCACCTTTTTTTACGATATAAATATAATTATTAAAAATCAAAATTATAGCTTGCGCCCAATAAAAATTGAAAACCTTGAACCGGATAATTGTTATAACGCATATAATCTTGCCCGGTTACATTGTTTAATTTCACAAATCCAGAAAGCTGATCGTTGTGCTTATACAACAGGTTAAAGTTTAAATCAAAATAACTTTTTAAGGTAATGGTATTGGATTCAATTACCGTGTTCATAGCAGGATCTGTAATTGCAACATTTTCGTTACCATAACGTTCGCCTACATAAAATAATTTTGCACCAGCAAACCATTTGTCGGTTACTTTAACATTGGTTTCGGCACCAATTTTTACTGTTGGCAAATTCCATGCTTCGGCTTGGCTTGTTGTGTACGAATTAACTTCTCCGAAAACACCTACATGAGATTCTTTTGTAATATCATACTGAATATTACCGCTAACTTGTAAGGTTTTTAAATCGCTGTATAAAGCTTTAAATGAGTTTCCGTATTCGTACGGCTGAAAATCATTCGTCGCAAGGCTTGGTGATAAAACCAAATTATTTACAAAAAAGGCATAATTACTCTGTCTTTTATATCCTCCTTTTACGTTGAACGAAACGTTACTTGCAATTTTTCCGTTTAAACCAGCATACAAATCGTACGTATTTGAGGTTGGTTGTAAATATTGCGTAGGTGAAACAAAAGGATTTCTGTCAACCAACGAAGCGAAAGAATTTTGTTGTAAACCTCCTTCTAAACCAGCAAAGGCAACTAAAATTCCATCTACAATAGCATAAGATGCGGTAACCTGCGGATAAATATAAAGTTTATTGTCTGAATCGCCGTTGTGTTTGGTATTAGAATAAAATACCCCAACGCCTGCTTTTACGTGAATATCATCATTAAAAACGTACGAAACGCGTGGTTGCACCCCAAAGTTCATTAACGTATAATCTTGCTTCATTGGGTTTAAAAAGTTTTGGTACCCACGAGCAAACGATCCGTTTAAGTAATCCACAATAAAATCGGCTTCAATATCAAATCCGCCGGCTTCAAAGCTTGCTGTTGGTTTAATAAAGAAATGATTTTCTTGCGAATCTTTTTTATCTCTAAAATGTTTAAAAAAGAATTCTCCTTTTTCTAAAATGCTATTATCGGCTGTAAATTGTCCGTCAACACCAAAAGTGCTGTACACGTTTTTTACGTTTAAATTATCAAAAACTGTTGGATCAACCCAAGTTTCAATCTGACTTGGCAATCCGTACCAATTAAACATATTGCGCTTGTACCCTAACCCAACTTTCCAATCCATATATCTAGATTTGCTGCCGTAGTAAAGTTTTGCATTGCTTAACGAATATTTATCGTCTAAATACAAATCTTTAATTCCGCCCGTAGATGAGCGGTGGTTGGCAAACAAAGCTAAATAATCGGTACGGTTAACCGCGTAGCTTAAGGCAGCTTCGCCATCAATGGTTCCGTAATTACCACCTGCTAAACGCACGTAGTTTTGAAAATAAGTTTCTTTTTTGGGCGGATCAATTGCTTTTGCCAATCCTTTAGAAGGCGTAAAAGTTGATGCTACCGGAAACGAGAATATATTGTATTCTATTTCTTGCTTTTGGGTGTTTACATTATCTTCAATCACCGGAACTTCTTTGGCTTTAAAAGCGTCAGAAATAGTTGGTGAATATGGTTTTACAATATTTACAATCTCAACTCCAATATTTTCGTCTTTTTTCTGTGCAAAAAATTGGGTTGATGCTAAAAATAATAATCCTAATATTTTATATGATTTCATGCTACGATTCGGCTTTAAATTAGTTGGTAATAGATGAATTGGTTTGAGCAGCTTCGCCTTTAATATGCGCTAATTCTTGCTTAGCTTCTTCTACCACATCTGGGTACGAGCTAAAGTTTTTAATTACGCTTTCTAAAATGTAAGTTGCCTGAAAGGCATCATCTGTAGCAAAAAAGTTTTTCGCCATGATAATTAATCCTTTAGAACCAAAATATTTATAACCCGAATAATCTTTAGCTAATTTTTGAACCGCTGCTGTAGATTCGGCATATTTTTTATCTAAATTTTTAAAATACGCATCATAATACAACGCTTCTGCAGCCAATTCGCCGGTAGCAATTTTTTGTAAATTGCTATAAGCTTGTTGTGCTTTAGCCCAATTTTCGGTTTTAACAGCCGAACGTGCAATAATAATTTGCGCATCCGATTTTATTTTATCGTCAACTTTGGTATTGCTTAAAACTTTGTTTGCATATTTTTCGGCATTTACAAAATCTTCAGTTCCGTAATACGCTTTCATTAAGTTTGCTTGTGCGTAATTTACGTTTTGAGGAAAATCTGCTTCAGATTCAATACGTTTAAATATTTTGATTGATTTCGGATTGTTTTTCTCCTTGTTGTAAATTTCGCTTAAACGCACTAACGATTGCTCGGTAAATTCGTTTCTGTTTTTACCTACAACTTCTTCGTAATATTTAGCTGCATTGTTATATAAACCGTCAGCAAAATACATTTCGGCCAAATAAAAATTAGCTTTTAATACATGTAATCCGTTAGGGAATTGCGCCAAATAACTTGTAAAACCATTAATTGCTTGTTTTACATTGTTTTGTTGATATTGTTTTAAAGCAGAATTGTAGCTATCGTTATCTAATTCAGCCGATGAGATTTCGATAAAATCTAACGTTTTAACCCATTCAGCAAATTCATTAACCTTACCTAAATCCATATAAATTAAACGCGAAGTTTCTACCGCCTGAACAGCTTCTTCGGTATTTGGATGTTCGGCAGCAACTTTTTTAAACTTTTCTAAAGCTTTATCATTTTGGTTGCTGTTGTAATAAGCCAAACCTTGACGCAATTTAGATTTACCAACCAATAAGCTTGATGGGAATTTTGCAATTAAATTGTCATAAGCTTTAACGGCTTCGTTTACCTTGTTCTCATTTACATACGTATTTCCAAGTTCGTACATAGCTTCGGCCGTGTAGGTAGAATTTGGATATGTTTTTATAAAAGTGGTTAAATCTTCAATTTTACGATCGTTTTTAGAAACAAATCCGTACGAAATTGCTTTTTGGTACGCAGCATAATCGGCATCAATTGTACCCAATTGAATTGCTTTGTTGTACGATTCCATAGCTGGCCAATATTTAGACGAAACAAAATAGCTGTCTGCCATACGTAAATACGCATCGTTGTAACGCATTTTATCGTCTTTTTTATAACCGTCAATATATTTTTGGAAATATTTTGCTGCGTTTTCATAATCTTTTACTTTAAAATACGCATATGCCATGTTGTAATTAAAGTTTTTGTTTTCGCGAACTTTTGCCGCATCTGGCAAGGTTTCAAACAGTCTAAAACTTTGTAACGCATCGTTATATTTAGTAAGCGTATATTCGGTTTCTCCTTTCCAGAAAATAGCACGTGCGGTATATTCCGGATCTTTAGCTTCGCTAATTACTTTATTAAAAAAATCATAAGCACCGGTATAATCGCCATCTGCATACAATTCTAATCCACGGTAAAAAGCAACTTTTTGATAAATGATGCGATTTTGAGGCGCACGATTGTTTTCTAACAAACGCAGTGCTTCTTTATAATTTTTAGAAGAAATGTATGAATTGATTAACAGCTGCTCTAATTCGGCCTTGTGCGAGCTGTTTGGATAATTTTTAATGTAAACCATTAAAACCTCCGGAACCGATTGGTACGGATTCCCGATTTCGTAACTTAATTTGGCGTAATTTAAATGAGCATCTTCCTGAATTTTAGGATCAAAACTCATTTCTGAAGCCATTTTAAAAGCATTTAAAGCCTGAAGTTTTTGGTCTTTCTTTAAATAACTTTCACCCAAATGGTAATATGCGTTTTGCGCTACGTGATCTTGCCCTTGTAAAATTTTATTAAACTGCGCAATGGCATTGTCGTAATCGCCTTGTTTGTAATACGTATATCCTAATTGGTAAAAATCAACATTATTCCATTTACCATTTTTACCTTTATACTGAGATAAATACGGTAAAGCTTCTGGATATTTTTGCAGATTGAAGTACGATTCTCCAATAATTTTATTTAAATCCGATTTTTCTTGCGCATTTGCTTTACTAAGTTGTGCAGTTCCAACCTCGATCGCTTTTTCAAAATTACCTAGTTTAAAATTCATATCGGCCTGAAAATAGCCCATAGAATCTTGGTATTTGTTTTTAACCTGATCGCTACCAAACATTTCGGTAGCTTGCTTGTAATTATCTACTTCGTAAGCCATGTAACCTATATAATATTTGGCTTGAGCTCCGAAATTTTCAGAATTTACAATGCGATTAAAATAACGCTCGGCATCTTTTTTATTTTTTGCAGCAAAATAGCAATAACCTTTCTGAAAGTAAAATTGCTCGCGTTCTGTATTAGATAAATTACGTTCGTTAACCTTATCAAAATATTTTAATGCTTTTGCATACGAATTTTGATTAAAATAATACGAAGCAACCTCGTAATACGCTTGCGCTTGTTTAGATGATGTTGGGTAATTAGCCACAAAATCTTCCATTAAAACATCAGCACCGTATTGATCTAAACGAATGGCACATTGCGCGCTGTAATACGCACAATCGGCTTTAATATCTAAAGGTAAATCTTCTTTTATTACCTGATCAAATAAAATTTGAGCTTGTAAAAATTGTTTGTTTTGGTATAAATTTAAGGCGTTATCAAAATGTACTAGCTCATAGGTATAAATGCTAGATTCTTGAGCGTGCGTTGCGGCAGCCGCAAAACACATTGAGGTTAATAAAATTTTATTACGGCTTATCATAACTATTTAGTTTAGTATCTCAAATATATATAATTAAATCTTTATTATATTTTAATTAAATATTTTTATAAATCTTTTAAGAAATATGAAAATAAATAAGAGGGTAATTTGTATTAACTTTATTAACTTGTTACATTTACCAAAAATACTTGCCTGACTATGCAACCATCTATTTTATCATTAAAAAACGTATTTATTTACCAGGACGAATCTTTAATTATTAAAGATATTAATCTGGAAGTGAAACCTGGAGAATTTATTTATTTAATTGGAAAAACAGGTTCGGGAAAAAGTTCGTTTTTAAAAACCTTATATGCCGATTTACCTTTGGTTGAAGGTGAAGCTAGTATTGTTGATTTTGATTTAAAAACTTTAAAAGAAAAAGATATTCCGTTTTTACGTCGTAACATCGGAGTGGTTTTTCAGGATTTTAAATTATTACCCGATCGAAATATTTTTAAAAACTTAGATTTTGTTTTGCAAGCAACCGGCTGGAAAGATGCCGAAGAAAGAAAAAATAAAATTGTCGAGGTTTTACAAAAGGTTGGCATGACGCATAGCAGTGGAAAAATGCCGCATCAATTATCTGGTGGTGAACAGCAGCGTGTAGCTATTGCACGTGCTTTGCTTAACAACCCAGATATTATTTTAGCTGACGAACCTACCGGAAATTTAGATCCGCATACCAGTGTAGAAATTATGGAGGTTTTACGCGATATTAATAAACTTGGCAAAACCATTGTTATGGTAACTCACGATTATGCCATTTTATTAAAATATCCATCTAAAACGTTAAAATGCGAAGATCAATCTATTTTTGAAGTTATTCAGCGTTCTTAATACCAAGCCATTATTTTATAATGGCTTTTTTTATAGGTATAAATCAGTATTTAATTACTGATCTTCATATAAAAACTTCTTTTTTATAGCACGTTCTACGAAGTAAATTAATAATGCTATGCTTGCAAAAAATAATAACATACCAAAATAACTTTCTTGTTTTGGAGTAAGTTTTATAAAAAAGCCCAAACAACTTATTAGAATAAAAAATGCACCTAATAATGCGAGCGCTTTAGCTGCGTATTTTTGGGCAAAATGCCATCGCGGTAAACTTTTCATAGAACTTTCGGTACGATAGCCGTAAAAGTAATTTACTTTTTTAGGTGGAAAATTGTACATAATAATTCCAACAAGCATAAAAAACAAACCACAAAAAAAAGGCATTGCAAATAATGAGGTAGGTAATTCAAACATATATTAATTGTATTGCGTGTAATAATTATAATCTTTAATAATTACGTTTAAAAATTCATCTTGGGTGTTAAACGGGTTGGTAATTTCTAAAACATCTAAAACTTTTGTACTTAATTTACCAAGTAAAACTTTGTCTTTATTTTTTTTAGCTATAATATAATTTTCTTTAATTAAACGCATGTCGTTATCTGTTAATAAAATAACCTGCGGAAAAGTTGGCGAATAATCCAGTTGCAATTCAGTAAAAATAGTATCTTTTATATGCGCGCGGCGTTTAATACTAACGGTTGCAGATCCAGAAGCAATTTCGCCCAATCGTTGTCCTTTTTTAGAAATTAAAATGCTTAGCACAGCAACAATTCCGTAAAGCAGATAAATATCTATCAATCGAAACATCCAACGAATTAAATAATCTAAAAAAGACATTTGCATGCCATCAATTTTCATTACTTTAATTCGCATCACAATTTTTCCAGGGGTTTGACCGTTCAGAAATAACTCAAACAGTAACGAATAAAAAATAACTGGTAAAGCAGTAATTACAATAAAAACAACATAATATAACGATGTTATTCGGCTAGAATCAGAAAAATAATCAATAATCGTATTTTGATTTGAAGCAAAAAAAGCCGGAACAATAACCCAATACAAAAGCCACAAATAACCAATTATTAAAGCAATATCAATAAAAAAAGCTACGATTCGCTCTGCCAAATTTGCTAATTTGAAATCGATAACAACATTTTGAGAGGAGTTAATTTTTATATATTCCATTTATTAATAATTTTACTTGCATGAGAGAAATAGCATTTATAAAGCAAAATAAAGAAACTTGGCAGGAATTTGAGCAAATTGTGGTAAACAAAACGCAAAAAGATCCGGATGCCTTGGCTGCTATTTATTTAAAGTTAACCAACGATTTGGCCTTTGCACAAACATATTACCCAAAAAGTAAAATTACAACCTATTTAAATAACCTAACTGCTTTATTATTTTTACGTATTTACAAAAAAAAACGCAACAACAGCGAAGATATTTTAACTTTTTTTAAAATTGATGTGCCTTTGCTTGCTTATAAATACCGATATTATATGTATTTAGCGTTTGGGCTTTATGCTATTTTTATGGCTATTGGTATTATTTCTGCTTTGTATAACGAAGAATTTGTACGTTATATTTTAGGCGATTATTATGTAGATATGACATTGGTAAATATTGAGAATGGAAATCCGGTTGCGGTTTACAAAGGTTCTGACGAGGTTTTATCCAGCTTTTCTATAACCACCAACAACTTATTGGTAGGAGCAAAAATGTATTTATACGGTTTTTTATGCGGCATCGGAACCTTATATATATTATTAACCAATTCAATAATGGTTGGAGCCTTTCAAACCTTTTTTTACACCCACGGTGTGTTTTTAGAAAGCGTTCGCGGAATATGGTTACACGGAAGCATGGAAATTTTTGCTATGGTAATAGAAGCCAGCGCTGGTTTAATTATGGCCGGAAGCATCTTATTTCCTGGAACTTATTCAAGATTAGAAAGTATAAAAAAAGGGTTTTTAAATAGTTTTAAAATCTTTATAAGCACTTTACCTTTTACTGTTGCCGCAGGTTTAATAGAAGGTTTTGTAACCCGCTGGTCGAAAGAAATGCCGAATAGCGTAAACTATTTAATCATTGCAATAACATTGGGATGTATTAGTTTTTACTACCTTATTTATCCTATTCTTTGTGCTAAAAAATATCAATTTCAAAACATAACAACAAAGTAATTGCATGGCAAAAAAACTCAATTTTTCGATAAATACTTGGGTAATAACCTTGTTGCTGTTGCTTGTTAACAATGCCATGGTATTTGCCGATTCTGGGATTCATAACCCAGTAAAAAAAACAGAATTTGCAGAAAAATATTCAAACTTAACATACGACGAAGCTCCGACTGAAAAAAAAGTAGCAAACGAAAGTCAGCAAAAATCATCATTTGAATACAAACCATATTATCAATACCTATGGATTGGTTTACTAATTTTAATTGTTGGTGGAATAGCTTACCTTTTAGTTTCTAACAAATTTGGCTTTTTTAACTTACGATCAAAAGTTGATGCAGAAAAAATAGAAAATGCTGAAAAACACATTAACGAATTAAATTTAGATGATTTGCTTAACCAAGCACGAAATAATGGAGATAATCAGGCATTAATTCGGTTTTACTTTTTAAAAGTTATAAAAACCTTGGCCGACCATAAACATATTAATTGGGAGCCACAAAAAACAAATGCAACTTATTATTACGAAATAAAACAACCGCAACTGCAAAAAGATTATGAATATGCCAGTTATTTATACAACTACGTTTGGTACGGAAAGTTTACTTTAAATTCCGAACAATTGCAGCAAGCAGAAAATCATTTTAAATCCATGTTAAACAATAAACAATTGTAAATATGGTAAGAAAAAACTTTTTAGTCATGTTTCTTGTACTAGCAGTTTTGCTAGCATTTGGCTATATATTTCAGAAAATTTTTAACGGAGTTGATAAAACAAATTGGGAAGAAACCTTTAACGGAAATAAAAAAAATGCTTTTGATTTATACATTTTTACGCAAGAAATTGACAGCCTTTTACCTACAAAAAAAATAAACAAATACAACACCGATTTAGCTAAGTACACCGATTCGGTTATTAATTTAGATTATAAAAACCAAGCCATATTGGTTATTAAACCTTACTTTTTTGAGGAACCTAATTTAGATTATATACGTGCCGGCAACTCAGTTTTTATTGTTACAACCAATATGTTTTCGGGCTATTATCCCATTTCTGAGCATGTTGTTCCTAAAAACACGCCTTTAACATTTACAAATAAACAATTACAACCGTATGCAACCCAATTAAATTATCCGGTTCATTTTTCAACTGCTGATTTTTCGGGTACATATCCAAAAGAAGTTTTAGCAACGGCTGAAAATCAAGAAATTTTTGTGCGCTATAAAATCGGTAAAGGTTATTTGTATTTGGTACATACGCCGCATGTATTTTCTAACCAATATTTAACTCAAAATGATGCAGGTTTTCCGTCAGCCATTTTATCTTACATCGATCAAAACGAAGTAACTTTAATTACCGAAGGCCAACCTAAATATAAAAAATATGCCGAAAATGATTATGACGATTCAACCCCAGGATTGTTATCGTTTATATTAAGTAATCGCTATTTAAAAACGGCTTGGTATATATTTGTAATTGGCGGATTGGTATTTGTATTATTCCGTGCCAAACGGGTGCAG
This genomic window from Flavobacterium agricola contains:
- the gyrB gene encoding DNA topoisomerase (ATP-hydrolyzing) subunit B gives rise to the protein MSEEIKNNYSADSIQALEGLEHVRMRPSMYIGDIGVRGLHHLVYEVVDNSIDEALAGHCDTIKVIINENNSITVEDNGRGIPVDIHKKEGVSALEVVMTKIGAGGKFDKDSYKVSGGLHGVGVSVVNALSVHLHATVFKDGKIWEQEYAKGKANYPVRQVGETTKRGTTVTFLPDDSIFTQTIEYNYDTLASRMRELAFLNKGIVIVLTDKRVVNENGEVKSETFHSEEGLVEFVKYLDQTRTPIINHVISMETDKGDVPVEVALVYNDSYSENIYSYVNNINTHEGGTHLQGFRMGLTRTLKKYADASGLLDKLKFEISGDDFREGLTAIVSVKVAEPQFEGQTKTKLGNREVVSPVSQAVADMLEAYLEEHPNDAKIIVQKVILAAQARHAAKKAREMVQRKTVMTGGGLPGKLSDCSEQNPEKCEIFFVEGDSAGGTAKQGRDRNFQAIMPLRGKILNVEKAMHHKVFESEEIRNIFTALGVTIGTEEDSKALNLSKLRYHKVVIMTDADVDGSHIATLILTFLFRYMRELIEKGYVYIATPPLYLVKKGNKKEYAWNEEERLELVEKMPGATIQRYKGLGEMNAEQLWETTLNPEHRTLRQVTIDNFAEADRVFSMLMGDEVPPRREFIEQNAVYAKIDA
- a CDS encoding porin family protein, giving the protein MKSYKILGLLFLASTQFFAQKKDENIGVEIVNIVKPYSPTISDAFKAKEVPVIEDNVNTQKQEIEYNIFSFPVASTFTPSKGLAKAIDPPKKETYFQNYVRLAGGNYGTIDGEAALSYAVNRTDYLALFANHRSSTGGIKDLYLDDKYSLSNAKLYYGSKSRYMDWKVGLGYKRNMFNWYGLPSQIETWVDPTVFDNLNVKNVYSTFGVDGQFTADNSILEKGEFFFKHFRDKKDSQENHFFIKPTASFEAGGFDIEADFIVDYLNGSFARGYQNFLNPMKQDYTLMNFGVQPRVSYVFNDDIHVKAGVGVFYSNTKHNGDSDNKLYIYPQVTASYAIVDGILVAFAGLEGGLQQNSFASLVDRNPFVSPTQYLQPTSNTYDLYAGLNGKIASNVSFNVKGGYKRQSNYAFFVNNLVLSPSLATNDFQPYEYGNSFKALYSDLKTLQVSGNIQYDITKESHVGVFGEVNSYTTSQAEAWNLPTVKIGAETNVKVTDKWFAGAKLFYVGERYGNENVAITDPAMNTVIESNTITLKSYFDLNFNLLYKHNDQLSGFVKLNNVTGQDYMRYNNYPVQGFQFLLGASYNFDF
- a CDS encoding RDD family protein; translated protein: MEYIKINSSQNVVIDFKLANLAERIVAFFIDIALIIGYLWLLYWVIVPAFFASNQNTIIDYFSDSSRITSLYYVVFIVITALPVIFYSLLFELFLNGQTPGKIVMRIKVMKIDGMQMSFLDYLIRWMFRLIDIYLLYGIVAVLSILISKKGQRLGEIASGSATVSIKRRAHIKDTIFTELQLDYSPTFPQVILLTDNDMRLIKENYIIAKKNKDKVLLGKLSTKVLDVLEITNPFNTQDEFLNVIIKDYNYYTQYN
- a CDS encoding SdpI family protein, with protein sequence MFELPTSLFAMPFFCGLFFMLVGIIMYNFPPKKVNYFYGYRTESSMKSLPRWHFAQKYAAKALALLGAFFILISCLGFFIKLTPKQESYFGMLLFFASIALLIYFVERAIKKKFLYEDQ
- a CDS encoding cell division ATP-binding protein FtsE, which codes for MQPSILSLKNVFIYQDESLIIKDINLEVKPGEFIYLIGKTGSGKSSFLKTLYADLPLVEGEASIVDFDLKTLKEKDIPFLRRNIGVVFQDFKLLPDRNIFKNLDFVLQATGWKDAEERKNKIVEVLQKVGMTHSSGKMPHQLSGGEQQRVAIARALLNNPDIILADEPTGNLDPHTSVEIMEVLRDINKLGKTIVMVTHDYAILLKYPSKTLKCEDQSIFEVIQRS
- a CDS encoding tetratricopeptide repeat protein; protein product: MISRNKILLTSMCFAAAATHAQESSIYTYELVHFDNALNLYQNKQFLQAQILFDQVIKEDLPLDIKADCAYYSAQCAIRLDQYGADVLMEDFVANYPTSSKQAQAYYEVASYYFNQNSYAKALKYFDKVNERNLSNTEREQFYFQKGYCYFAAKNKKDAERYFNRIVNSENFGAQAKYYIGYMAYEVDNYKQATEMFGSDQVKNKYQDSMGYFQADMNFKLGNFEKAIEVGTAQLSKANAQEKSDLNKIIGESYFNLQKYPEALPYLSQYKGKNGKWNNVDFYQLGYTYYKQGDYDNAIAQFNKILQGQDHVAQNAYYHLGESYLKKDQKLQALNAFKMASEMSFDPKIQEDAHLNYAKLSYEIGNPYQSVPEVLMVYIKNYPNSSHKAELEQLLINSYISSKNYKEALRLLENNRAPQNRIIYQKVAFYRGLELYADGDYTGAYDFFNKVISEAKDPEYTARAIFWKGETEYTLTKYNDALQSFRLFETLPDAAKVRENKNFNYNMAYAYFKVKDYENAAKYFQKYIDGYKKDDKMRYNDAYLRMADSYFVSSKYWPAMESYNKAIQLGTIDADYAAYQKAISYGFVSKNDRKIEDLTTFIKTYPNSTYTAEAMYELGNTYVNENKVNEAVKAYDNLIAKFPSSLLVGKSKLRQGLAYYNSNQNDKALEKFKKVAAEHPNTEEAVQAVETSRLIYMDLGKVNEFAEWVKTLDFIEISSAELDNDSYNSALKQYQQNNVKQAINGFTSYLAQFPNGLHVLKANFYLAEMYFADGLYNNAAKYYEEVVGKNRNEFTEQSLVRLSEIYNKEKNNPKSIKIFKRIESEADFPQNVNYAQANLMKAYYGTEDFVNAEKYANKVLSNTKVDDKIKSDAQIIIARSAVKTENWAKAQQAYSNLQKIATGELAAEALYYDAYFKNLDKKYAESTAAVQKLAKDYSGYKYFGSKGLIIMAKNFFATDDAFQATYILESVIKNFSSYPDVVEEAKQELAHIKGEAAQTNSSITN